The sequence ATTGCACAATActgtataaaatattttgtataaagCAAGAAAAGCTTAAGATATAGAGGAAAAGCATTGTGATATCTCCAACACAAACAAAGTAGACGATCATTCAACATATAACTTGCAGAAACCAACTCTCATAAGTCATAGCATGAACCTCTGAgtgaatgattaatgaagaattAAAATGTGAAAGGAGCATTTAAAAAGAAGCTCAGCATCAAGTCATGTCAACCATGGATTTTTTAATATCATAGGTGACTTAGTTTTCACAGGGCAAAACTTAGCTCTCAAATCAGATATACAATATCATGAAGAAAGGTTTAGCCATTAAACAAGAAATTGAGAATGCTTGAAGAATTACCAAGTCTTACATGCTCCGTTTGTGAAAAAACTTAGACAAATTCACTCCCTCTCTATAAATAGACATATCCCCAAATAGAATCAAACACCTTAATgcaatcaaaaaccaaatctaacacATACGCAGTtgataaaattcaatcaaaaaccaaattcgACACATACCCAGCTGAATTCAAACTCTAACACCAAAATCTAAGACACACTAGTTGACAAATTTAATATAGAAAAGTAAACAAAAGTTAATAATCAACAGAACCCAGATACCCACagaaaagatttttcttttgaaaccaAACAAGCAAAGAATGAGTCATTTACTTGTGCAAGCGAGCAGACCAAGCgcaaaacagagagagagagagagtgacggTGAGGAGAGGCATAGACTGGAGAGCTCTGAGAGTGAGAGTGTCGGTGAGGATGAGGACAGGCAGAGAGAGTGTCTGAGTGTGAGTGACGGTGAGTGAGACTGTGAGAGaggtttaggttttttttttttttttttttagtaagggTCGGGCAtggataatatccatacccAACCCGAATAATTCGGGTAATATCCATACTCTACCCGGTTAAGCTCTACATATGAAGAATCGGGTATTACTAGGAACATTTGGATCGGGTAGGGTTGGATATCCATTAGCCAATGGTTATGGCCATCCCTATGAAGGATCGCTCGCCTGAGGACATTGCTTCCGCCTGGGATGATGTAATGTCTCACAAAAACTccctattttttattctattctgCCTATGAATCTTAGTTGATGtgattttcttgtattttttttaaatggtttttttatggtttattgcATGAATTTCTTTGATCGCTTTGTGTGATCGACTAGTTTTGCGGAGTTGTAGAAGTGAGAACGAATTGAATTTGAGATGAATTCTTGGCTGATGAAATTTACTATCAATTTAGGTACTATAGGTGTATGTTTATTTGTGTGCATATTTGCTGACCTTGCTTGCAAAAGGAATGTGATTATTATCAGAGCTACTTGCACTCAGAACATTCTCGGTTATTTCTGTTTCTGTTTGGTTACAGAGAAAGTGTGGGAAAGTAAATGTAATTTATTTGTACTTAGCTGATAGCCTGTTTGGTTGCTTAGAATCTTGAAgctgatattttttttttgttacaccCTGTTTCTATTTGGTTCGTGAGAAAGTTTGCGAAAGTAGAtggaaattttatcttttaggGACTTGAGGTTAAATTGTCATAGATCTATTTGGTTGGTTAGGAAACATTGGAAAAGATAAACGAATTTTGAagatgtaatttttattttattttatttatttttttctttaaagctgcaattttaagtttttagctATTGAAATGGAAGAATAATGAACATGGTAGAGGCTGGCACCGAAGTTTGTTTAATGAGAAAATTTGGGTAAAGCACCAGAGAATCAATAAAGCTAGATTCTAGAAAAGGTTCATTACCAACTTGGGCAATTGGAGTTGTCCCTAATTACCAAAGTTCTTTGGTACATAACCAGTGAATAAGTTGCCCCCTAATATCTAGAATGGTAACTTTTGAATTATTAGTGATAGAACTTTGAAGATTTCCACCAAGCTTTATTTTCTCCTAAATATACTTCTCTACGATTTGATACCAGTGAAATGCCTATATCTGTAGGAAGACTGACCAAAAGGCGATTTGATACCAGTGAAATGGACTCCGTTGTTGAAATGCTAAAGAGGGTCGGAGGAATGGAGCCTGTAAGTTTGTTGTTGCTCAATTTCAAGTTGCTTAAATTGGGAAGAAATCCAATTTCCCTTCTGGCATATTACCTGTCAAAGTGGTTAACATCCAAAAACAGAGGTTCATAAATCTGCCTGATAACATTTTACTTGAATGGCTCAATCTTGGCTCATATTGCCCCAAGACTACCTACAGGTACAATCATATAATTGGTGCAGGTTGAATGCGCGCATTATCCTCAATTATAAACTGACTTGttataaacttttttctttttttggctgaatgacTTGTTATAAACATATCAAGAGTTATTCCAATTTAACACGATATTATATGATCTCTTAACAAAAGGAAATGTGAAATGTTACTTGTCAAGTTGCTTTCACCAAGGTCCAACTTTTGTAGCGAAGTGCAGTTCCCGATTTTTATAGTTATGGTTCCAGAAAATTTATTGTTGGTGAGATAAATTACCTTGAGTACAGAAGGATGGTAACATATATCTGTTGGGAGACTACCATATAGATCATTGTTTCTGAGAATTAGATATTCCAGAGAAGATATGTTGAAGATGGAAGAAGGTAAAACTCCTGTTAGTTCATTATTTTGTGTAATCTCAATATCTCCTAATTGAGTAGGTTCCCAATCTCTTCAGGAATTTCACCTTTAGAGTAGCTAAACATTAGacataaagaattaaaatggaACAATTTAGAAGATGCAACTAACATAGattaattttagtattattttgatgagaaaacaaaaaatgagtaGGATTGTCACATTCCAACTACCCCTCAAACATAGCTATGTTTCCAAATCCCCAAATTATTTATCCTTAAACTAAACCTTTGAAACTACTTAGGCCGAGGGACAACCTCTCAAGTCTCAAGCATGGTAATGTTGCCAATTTCTCTTGGTATGCCTCCTGTAAACATATTTGAAGACAAGCGATAGAATTTGAAGCTTTCTGCCTTTGTATAAATGGGAAGGAATCTGTCCAGCTAACTTGTTGAAAGAAAGGTAAAGGCATTGTAGAAATGGAACATGATAGCACATTTCAATTGGAAGGCTACCATTTAAGCTGTTATTTATGAAATGATGCTTTGCAATGAGGAGGTATTGAAAATAGTGGATGGTATGGAAACCATGAGCTGGTTATTATCCAGGTATATTATCTTCAGGTACTGAAGATAACAAATTTCCCCTGGTATATGTCATTGGTGCTTAGACTCAATGTCTAAGGTTTGAGATGTTGGAGAGGGAGGGTGGGATTCTACCTGTGAAGCCATTGTCTTCAAGAAGTATGTTTCACAGCCCAGATAACGTTCCAAGCCATGTTGGAAAAAATCCACTAAAGTTGCTGTACTGCAAattaatgagatttttaatctaTGCAAATGACTTGATTCATCAGGCAATGGGCCACTAAGTTGTTGTCACTGAAGTTGATGGAAACTAAGAATGAGAGAGTGTAAGGAGGAATGGTGCCAGTTAGACCAATGTTAGGAAGATTCAAAGCTATGACTCTTTGGTACCAAGCACTACAAGTGATTCCCATCCAGTTGCAAAAGCATGCTGTGGTGGACCAGTTATGTGACAAGGGATTTTCAGGTTCAAATGAGACATGGGACTTGAAAGCAAGAAGGGCATATTCATTTGTTAAGTTTGTTAAAGATACGGTTAAACAGGCACTGAAATGGTGTGCTAATAACACTGAAACATAAAAGAAGATGCAAGTTCTTTACACGTATGGAAAATTGAAATAGTACCAATGAGAAACAAAAATGATCAGCTGCTGCTCTGGAGAAGGAATCCCAATTAAGAATGGAAGGCAGAGATTTGAAAAATGCATTTCTTGTCTTAGAGtagattttctttatttgacCATGTTATTAGCAGCATGCAAGGAAGAGTGATCCAGATTGCCATTATGAATGCTGTCAAGGTCAACTTCACATTTACTCAAATAGACAACAACTAAATTGATCAGTAACCATGTGAAGAGAAAAATGGTGTGATTTCAATTCATGGGGCCTACTTCAAATCTTTTACACTCTACACCTTATCACCACATTAGAACCTTATCTTAGGAACCCAATTTTGAAGTGTTAGGTTAGAACATAGAGGCATATATGAACTAGTTGATACGATGTGTGGGTATGTTACTTATAGGTTCGTTTTGAAATATGTTGTAAGAAATTATATTATGGTCTATGTATAATAGTCATTATGTGTAATAATCTTTGAAGAAATAGATTCAATTATATTACATGTCATTAAAAAGAGAGTAATGTAAATTGTTAagattaatataaatattattgcttgagtgaatgaaaaatatgtaattatttcCACTAACTAAAGTGAATAAGTTTTTTGCAAAGTAATCAACATTTTGTGTGGTAAATTAGTGATTGTTATTTCATTGATGAAGCTAATACTATGTTTTACTCAATTaggtgaattttaaaatttcggCTTATTGACTTGTGTTCTTTGTTTCTAAGAAACATGAAAATTCTGTGTCCACATTAACTGCATCTGGTTGTGAAGGAAATTGAAGTAAAAGATTGTACTTGGTGTAGCTTTTTACATGGGTTGATTTCCGTCTAAATTAGTGTATGCTtctttgggtttttctaagaGAATGTATAAATGATTTCTGCTGTCAGTTCACTCTCTCTTCTTTGATGTTATTACCTTATTTTTGGTCATAATAATATGCATTTTGTGAAACCCCAAGAACTGTTTTGCTTCTTGTGAGAGGAAAGGCCTTTTATAGAAGGTTCTTCAATTCTTGTTGCTTTCATGTGAGCATAACCACATTGAGGTCAACATTTGCCAAATGAAGTGTATTTTCATGATCCATTCCAAGATTATGGCCTTTCTAAATTTGTTGGCCAAACTTTAGAATGCGTTTTATGGAATGAGCTTAATTTCCTTGGACAACTAATTAGCATATGAGGAGTTCTTTTGTACAATGATTGTTTAGAGAATCTACAGCCTGGGACTATATTTGAGAAGGTTAAGGTTTCTATGGAAACTAGAATCTTTATGAGTGAATTGAATTCTCCTTTGCTATTTTGAACCAAAATTATAGTGACATAGAACTCTAGGACCATAGCTtatagatagttttttttttcttattttttggaggTGTTATGTTTGTCAGTATCACTTGGGAAGAGGCCATATTGGTGCATCTATGAAAGCAAAGCTTTATTACTTGTTGGAGCAAAGAGCAGCTGATTGGTAATTCATGTAGATGATGCTTGTTTCCCTTTGCACCTTTTATTAAATACTTATCgggataaaaaaaagaaaaagatattgatGTTTGTACTGTATGCATATCTTCTCTTCATATTTTGCTATCCATACTTCTGTCTTTTTTTGCAGCCGATATTTTGTTATTCCTTTGTGGAGAGGACGTGGTTACACAACAATGTTTGCTCAAGGTTTGGTTTTTAACTATTGGCTTTATATCACACATGCTGTTTTTATTAAGCCTTGTATATGTGCTGAGCAAATTTCATTTAGTGTTGTTGGTGGAGTAATATAATCCTggaaattcttataaaaaataacccTGGATATTAATTAAGATAATTAATCACATCATCAGATTTTCCTTTACCTTAATGCTGGTGCAAATTACTAATCTACTGGTTTATTTAGTTATGAAATGTAATAGTATTTATTTGCTAGCAAATCATGTATACATTTGACCAGGAGCTGTAACACATGCGAGTGTGCAAACCCAAATAGAGGCTGCCACCAAACTCAAACAAGCTTGTGTTTTTTTATGATCATTAATATATTAGAAGCATCTATTCTCTACTTTTGATGTTTTCTACACTTTAGCTGAAGCATATGCAATGGAACGTTCAAAGGAGAAAAATGCATTGGCAAGGTCTGTGTCgcagaacaaaacaaaagcattaTCTATTAAAGCTTGAGCTGAATGTGTTTCAATTTACAGTTGATATGTCATAACACAAATAGTTTTGGAGacagttttttattattaataaaaattgttatatacttattaaaagaataataattaaaattgtaatataGAAGGAAGTACAATTGATTTTGGAATCAATGTAATGGGTATATAATCAACCATCTACTTTGAATCACTCATAAATACAAAGCATCTATTTGAGGGTTTACATCATTCTATAGTAACCAATGGAATAAAATCTACAATTTTTGATGGTCAATTCATTCTTCTCCTACTATTGCTGTTGTATGCACACTAATATCTTGATAGGGATTAGGCATGAAGGAAAAAGTATAATACAtaaataagatatttttttgataatgttGTATGCACACTAATATTCTGATAGGGATTAGGGATTaaggaaaaattataatacataaataagattttttttttgataatttgatagttgggggaggggggggggggggtttaagCCGTGGATGTCGTAGACATCAAGAGGTGCCAACCAATTTAGCCAAAAGGGTCTTGGCATAATCATAAATAAGAATTGAAGAAAACATTCCATTCTGTAAGCAACACTTCTTGGAGGATTCCTATTGACTGAATTTCCCTTTTCTTTATACTTAAAATTATTGTGGTCCTTAGAAGACTTACCATAATAACTAAATTCATCTTCTTTGTACTAATGAGTACTGCAGGTGCCTGTTGCAATTGCCTAGTGCCCTGTTATTCAGGTCTTTAATTGACAAGACTTTTCAACTGCCTTACTAGTATTCTAATGTATACCCTGAGatatgtttttaataaatttaattaaagaataaaaatttaaattgacaAGACTGTTCAACATTACTATCCTGTTTCAAAAGTTCTCTCCCAAACTAGATTGGTCTATCTCCTGAAATGGTTGAGCCCCAGTTCTTTATTCTCTTTTTACAATTTTGTTCTAGAAAATCTATTTCAAGTAACCTGTTAGGGTTATGGTAACTTGTTAGGGTTATGTTAACCTGGTAGGagtattatttgaaataatacATTTAATATCTTGTAAAAGGCTATTTTAGCTAGTGCTTTCAGAAGATTTTTAAGAATGTTATATGTTTTTTACACTCTTACAAAAGCAATATTTCAATACGGGACAGGGAGCAGCATATGAGTCATCCACAGCTATAGATGAGCTTTTTTCATGTAACAAACTTTTTACAGCTCACTACAACTTATTATCAGTAACAAAGATGATCTTCAGTGTATTTGCTATGGTTAAAATGCTTATTTGAACTTTTCTTGCAGTGCAGATGCCGCACATACTTTTCACTGGTCTTGAAGATTACAAGGCAAGAGGAACTCAATCAGCTCCTTACTTTGCTGTATCTTATTACAATGAATTTGCAGAAAGCAAGGACTTGGTGCTGATCCATGGTGATGTTGTGTTCACAAGCAAGATTAGTGACACAGAGGCAAAATGGCTGTTGGAAACGACCCAATCTTTTTATTTGAATGATGTGAGGTACAAGCTGGTTGAACGGTTCAACAAAGAAACATGTGATTTTGAGTTCAAGGATGTGTTGCAAGCATTAGACATGCCTATTCTATGATCTACCAAATGAATGGAACTTGGCTAATATGATGGTGGAAGACAAGGATTTAGTCAGCATAGGAATTGAGATTACTTAAATTGCGACAAAGACATTATCAGGAATTGTCCTCATCAGAATCTGGTCAAGTGTAGCATATTGAGCAACTGAATGGAAGATGTGGTGTAGTTCATTTCATGTTAATGTGTGCTGAAAATTCTGATTGCTAGTTTCCTTTTTTTCCCAAAATGGAATAACTACTGTTTTAGACACTACGGAATTCTAGAGTTgattttgttttcccttttttggttttgggaaaTATTATGTTGCATTTTTAGAACAAATAGAAGGCAAAGTTTTTGGACATTTTCACGTTATACATTCAAAATAGTAGTTCAAAGCAATATGTATTCTACGTTTGACTGTGTTTTAGTGGTCCATACTTGTGCTTTAAAGTGATGTTGTATTAATCAATAATCTGTCATCTACTCATTGCTATAAAAGCTCAGTTGGACATCGACTGGATTTCTTATTTGAGTCTCATGTCATTGGAGCAAAGATTCAACGATTTCATTTGTTCTTAAGCAAATGCAAATACGCATAGAGATTGTGCCTAGTTCAGTCAAGGTTTTAGGAAAAGACTTGGATACTCTATCTGCTTGACAAAGAAAAAGGAGGGAAGAAATCCCAACTAAGGCAAAATATACAAAAAGTAAAAGGCTACAATTCTAATGTTGTTAATGTTATTAAAATTATGAGAAGGGTTGTTGATCTTAGTAAAATTTATGTGAACTTgttactttattttttccttcgataaaaaataactttaattcAACCGACAAAAGATCAATATCCAAACTTTCAAGTATCCCAGACAAGAGGAGGGAGGGAAGCTGCACAATAAGTCATGGCATTTTTCTTGTAGAAGAGCATCTCATCTTATCCCTGGAATCACTAGCCTCTACAAGTTCATTCACTCTAACCTCCAAGTTGTTTATAGTCTTGACAAGGTTTAGAACTTATGGcccatttggattgagggggagaGTAGAGCTAAGTTGACTtaaaataggctaattttgagaaaaaattactttattttactctactctattccccctcaatccaaacggactattattttctattatggAGGATTAGGTTCCTTAGATCCCAAGTTTCTTCTAGTGTGAAAGCCATTTAAGGTGGCATTAGAGGGGCATGTTGATGAATGAGCGTTAGCTCTATTCAGTTGGTCCAGAGGGTTTAGCaccaatttaataatatttgcactactaaaaatgtaattttgagaGTGTGCTATTGTTTCTCTATCCTCATTGCAAAGAGGACAGATTGAGTCAATAATTTTCAACCTATGTGTTGAGGTCCAAAATATTACAAGTgttgaaattcaaaactaaagggGCCCTCAAAGATAGACAATGCCCAATCTGCCTACCAAGGCCCACTTAAAATAAGTAAGAGGGAGCCCAAACCTATGAATGGGCAAGCTTTGGGCcatagaaaaggaagaaaaaggaaaaaagaagctCAACCCGGCCTTTGTGAGGAGAGTTTCCCAGGGAGCCTAGAAAGGGACTAAACCAGGATACCTTGGGACAGCCAGGACCAAGGGAATCCTCTTGTGATGCATGTGACCTCTTTTGATGCATGGGAGCTTCCAACCATCTCCTCGTTACCCCCTTTGTCTATGCTTAATGAATTCATTTGTTCAGAGAAATAAATATCCAACAAATGAAGTATATAGATAATACAGTTTGGATTTAACAATGCTTGAATTTTCTAAGCCCACGTAATGTAGTTGAATTTAAGTGCATTATACCtcctaaaactattttttttggttagatcATCACTACCTTAGGCATCAGAATTCTTAAACCAATGCCACACTAGTGCCACCCAAGGCAGTCTTTGTTTTTGTAGGTATCCATCCCATTGACAAGTTGGCTATCTAACCACTGCTGCAGTATCATATCACATGgattgtttcttcttttctcgTTATTCACCCTCACCCTTTCTTCCCAGTTCCGTCTAATCCTTTCCTTGCCGTATATTTCtagtgctaaaaaaaattatcatgcaGCGGAAATTGAGGACCAAAGCGAAAGCTCAACCCTGTGGTGGTGGCATCACTGTTTTTACTTGGACCCCTTTGTTTGAATTACATGGCATTCAAGGCTAGCATGCCAAAGAAAAATCCCTCTTTTTCTAACCTGTTGTTATATCATAATTTACAAGGAAAGCATGCCAAAAAACTCTCAGCCAACAAAGGAGTGAGGGAGGTTTTAGTTTATAATGGTGCAAAACCAAGCATGGTAACTCTTATGTACGCATGCTTATACAAACTATTCACAGCTCACAGATTCCTTTCGTGTGGTTCAAGCCAAGGAAATCCCAGGAAATCAAACCCCTCTTTCTCTGtgttaaatttaaaacttgcaCTAGCCCTTGTTCCGTGCAATTGAAAAATGCATGCTAAAGCTAGATGAACCATGTAAACAAGTGAAAGTGCAACAAACTCATATAAACTCATTACCCGTTTACTGCCTGAACCATGAGTAGCTGGAAACAGCCCTGTATCATCAAGCTTGAATCCTTTAGATTCTGCCAGCAATCTCAACCTACACCCAAGTATCAAGTAAATCGTATAAACTTTTACTCAACCATGGGTAgttttggatttctttttaaaaaaaaaaattcttgattgATCCATAAGTCTATTTGTCATAAATATTGCCCAAGCATAATGAAGACATTCTAaaattgatgcaaaatatggAGTACGTATAGAAAGTGAATCAATTTGTTACGAGAGAAAAGTAGGTACAAGGAATGGTTCTGGAAGACTCAACACCATTCTGTTGGTAGCAAATGAAATAATTGTCAGTACTATCAAAAAAGCTAGTTGTTTGTTTCCCTCTAATTTAATCTACTGCTTTCCAAGATATGTTAGTTCAGCAAATTCTGTTTATAGCAATATAGCATATTACTTAGAAATTTATACAACAATTGCTAGACATGTTACTCAAACAGAAGCACTACACTCTTTccaatattaaatatttttgataGATGCATCGCCCTCATCCTTTGTTCATTTGCAAACTTACATCATTTGACACAGctgacacattttttttttaagcctacaaaatcCTATGCAGAGGGATCAGACATGCATTCTGTGAACTCTATTTGTTTTCATTAGGCAAACGCTTCATAAGCTAGAATATTTAAGAAACTACAGAATTCAATAGTCAGTAAGGAGATTATACCTCCTATTTAACACATCATTCCCTGTCCAAGCTATAAGTCCAAATGCATATATATCCCTTGGGTCTACCtacaaaaatgtaataaatgCATTAAAAGTATCACGAAATCAATCATATACATTTCTGCAATTCTACATATAACAGTGAAAAGCTGTATACAACCAAAGGTGGCAGTTCATTATAGaagtaacacattttttttttgtgtgggtggGTGGGGGCGTGGTTTCAAGCATGAAAAAGGATTGGAAGAGGGGTTCTTCTCTCACATTGTTGGGGGCTAAGAAACCCATAATTAGAATCCTCTTCAATAATGGCCTATGATTCTTCTGAGGGAGAGCATAGGAATAAACACCAGTACAGATATAAAGTGCAGGCGTTCCTTTTGGTATTTTGTCTGAAATTAAGGAAACCATCAAGTACCTTCAAATCTATGCAGTGCTGCAGCTCATGCCCAGGATATGTGCATAGACCAAAGTAAGTGTCAACACCAGAATCAGTACCCTGTGCAAACTTTTGCATAAAGTTAATGTGGGCATATTACAGCAAGTTTGACAATCACAAGGATCTCATTTCCTATGACTGCAAAATGCAATTTGCAGAAACAAACTAATAGCTCTCAAAGTTCACAAGTTTTATTGTAAAACAATGGTTCTTAAAATATGCTACACAagatgaccaaaaaaaaaaaaaggaagcatccaaaaaataaatacctATAAACTTCAATTACCTCCCCTTCTCATATATAACATAGAATACAAGAAATAAGAGAGTCATGCGTTCAGCaaagagggagggagagagatagGTCAATCAAAcagaagaaaaatgatattaccTCCTCACTGTGAGTAGTGAAAATCAAATCCTCTCTTAAGAACTTCATATCCTTTAAACAATGGacatattttgattaaaaacctcTATGACTGTAAGTATAGAGTAATAACACGTGTATGACAGTTAGAATTTACAAAGAAGAAAGACTATAAGTCATAAAAGAATGTAAGACAGGTAAAGGGGtgacataaaacaaaa comes from Castanea sativa cultivar Marrone di Chiusa Pesio chromosome 3, ASM4071231v1 and encodes:
- the LOC142627630 gene encoding DNA polymerase lambda-like isoform X1, translating into MQKFAQGTDSGVDTYFGLCTYPGHELQHCIDLKVDPRDIYAFGLIAWTGNDVLNRRLRLLAESKGFKLDDTGLFPATHGSGSKRVMSLYEFVALSLVYMVHLALACIFQLHGTRASASFKFNTEKEGFDFLGFPWLEPHERNL
- the LOC142627630 gene encoding DNA polymerase lambda-like isoform X2, producing the protein MQKFAQGTDSGVDTYFGLCTYPGHELQHCIDLKVDPRDIYAFGLIAWTGNDVLNRRLRLLAESKGFKLDDTGLFPATHGSGSKRLVPHIIQIKRLGRFQQPFCLCVTNLACEHNITMDQHQVLAFCKFIVIRYSKVRS